Proteins from a single region of Kluyveromyces lactis strain NRRL Y-1140 chromosome A complete sequence:
- the DNA2 gene encoding bifunctional ATP-dependent DNA helicase/ssDNA endodeoxyribonuclease DNA2 (weakly similar to uniprot|P38859 Saccharomyces cerevisiae YHR164C DNA2 Essential tripartite DNA replication factor with single-stranded DNA-dependent ATPase ATP-dependent nuclease and helicase activities required for Okazaki fragment processing involved in DNA repair pathways potential Cdc28p substrate), whose amino-acid sequence MVSTPKKKRTASVSISPFKKDTDAISVDYKGKPKKKPSKSYHFAPLNRLSSEEPILKSIPISRVRNVEAGSSVKDTVNAKTSGKTKLASKRIINSTKTRREKSTEAVPETRYSDGPSEEVIWRYSPRKIDEQLCNHYNTGNDDNNSDELSQDMPLGQSSTPLINDKFKDVIDFENMDPNSIDKECRKIAQGSPVKRGEKDVTPMRDIHEILNDLEGPKLLPPSSPICSEPVVIDDDPVENLPELASESISNHKHTTTNGIERTFTMYPPQINIDDDEDEDDSLIDILTQRFTKPVITECNEESEESDASLLELLDEEKPATLPQLQVRKIERIEVMLESEDENVEDSVKSNENQTDHLLNNKADVVERYVNLAKFPFPQRGCQRLCIFEIKEMKSPAQIILTCFNQDAGKVNLILRDPWIRFRYEQGMIIHLIEGDHFPNKRLLSNDKDPKTGLENDNLLIVYPDVLLSATAIGTAMDCERRAVLSSKFNEPGEYSLAAVLGNIIHALVQEVLKLKLLEPNQFLSKGLALEILDKVIKPFTTEVNMCGESVESVIKTISDEHLPFIIEFVNIYVTKDNSRSWIQVIGTKNKRKLSVSQIVDIEENIWSSKYGLKGYIDVTVETNVDSDGKKLLAPVEIKTGKWKSNAHEAQGLIYTLLLQDRYDIPVNLHMMLYTKLREFSLQPKILISLKHLLNLRNKLATYLQVMNEEMSDWGGPQHELPAMIQNSKCDQCFMKTSCMVLNKLSDKEQTPGLLKHEYTDLTRHLEAQGSQVLELFRSFYGKYDRLLMMEETSITSVTKDTFLMSGTDREAQTGHCISQLTIKNVQDQGNGRYLYTFCRENDIQGSFATSNAEQQETKKLKSAPPSMLSSDIHKGDYIMISNDTSGQLAIGTGHVSEIANDFIVINCARNILANNIHGDSFDRNTRQVVRSVLLKQKEPLNEKQSLTNSHRYRIDKNESATGLTLARYNLLNLFLPEVLIEAEFSPQKSGEKLQLPVKRSLGGYSRGRRLIVELSEPKWTTHAARIPTLNDSFNENQKMAIERSLTCRDYNLILGMPGTGKTSVICELVSILVNQGKSVMVTSYTNSAVDNIIMKLTSRIPRSKMVRLGSGRRVHDLVKPYCITEMLDGDNENLSEIIDAAQVVGVTCLGINDPWLQMRNGDFDYVILDEASQVSLPVAIGPLRFGYKFILVGDHYQLPPLVKNSFARDNGLQESLFEKLCHSHPQSVVELQLQYRMNAEIMSLSNVLIYGGKLQCGTDEIRRQVLQFPNNYKCSQDTWLQKAINPEQPVVILDHDGFQSTSNQQFVEQNDHGQLSNVGEANVVNEVVRELLAHGIEVDQIGVMSMYKAQMSLLKTTLEDLDIDVLTADQFQGRDKDCIIISMVRSNPDQASGVLLRDLRRINVAVSRAKKKLIIICSWKCISKIHPLKPFVDHVARNNWITKM is encoded by the coding sequence ATGGTTTCTACCCCAAAGAAAAAACGTACCGCCAGTGTTTCTATATCGCCATTTAAGAAGGATACGGATGCTATTTCAGTGGATTATAAAGGGAAACCtaaaaagaaaccaagTAAATCTTACCATTTTGCCCCCCTGAACCGGCTTAGCAGTGAAGAACCAATTTTGAAATCGATACCGATCTCAAGAGTACGAAATGTGGAAGCTGGAAGTTCCGTCAAAGATACTGTCAATGCGAAAACTAGTGGCAAAACAAAGCTTGCATCTAAAAGAATTATCAATAGCACAAAGACTAGAAGGGAAAAATCGACTGAAGCTGTGCCAGAAACGAGGTATAGCGATGGTCCGTCGGAAGAAGTAATATGGAGATACTCTCCTAGGAAAATTGATGAGCAATTATGTAACCATTATAATACTGGAAACGACGATAATAACTCCGATGAATTAAGTCAAGATATGCCTCTAGGTCAATCTTCTACTCCATTGATCAACGATAAGTTTAAAGATGTGATTGATTTTGAGAACATGGATCCCAACAGCATTGATAAAGAATGCAGGAAAATTGCACAAGGATCTCCTGTAAAAAGAGGAGAAAAGGATGTCACACCTATGAGAGATATACACGAAATTTTAAACGACTTAGAAGGTCCTAAGTTGCTTCCGCcttcttcaccaatttGCTCGGAACCAGTTGTTATAGACGATGACCCTGTAGAAAATCTTCCGGAGCTGGCATCAGAGagtatttcaaatcatAAGCATACTACAACTAATGGCATAGAACGCACGTTCACAATGTATCCTCCTCAGATCAATATAGATGACGACGAGGATGAGGACGATTCGTTAATTGATATTCTCACACAAAGATTCACAAAGCCAGTCATCACAGAATGCAATGAAGAATCAGAGGAATCAGATGCTTCCTTATTAGAACTTCTTGATGAGGAAAAGCCAGCTACACTCCCTCAACTTCAAGTGAGAAAAATTGAACGCATTGAAGTTATGCTTGAATCAGAGGATGAAAATGTGGAAGACTCTGTAAAATCAAATGAAAATCAAACCGATCATCTGCTTAATAACAAAGCCGATGTGGTTGAAAGGTATGTTAACTTGGCTAAATTCCCATTCCCTCAACGCGGCTGTCAAAGACTATgtatttttgaaatcaagGAAATGAAATCACCAGCGCAAATAATTCTCACATGCTTCAATCAGGATGCTGGAAAAGTTAACCTAATTCTCAGAGATCCATGGATTCGTTTCAGATACGAGCAAGGAATGATTATTCACCTAATAGAAGGTGACCACTTTCCTAATAAACGgcttctttcaaatgaCAAAGACCCTAAAACAGGCCTCGAAAATGATAATTTATTGATCGTGTATCCGgatgttcttctttctgcCACTGCAATTGGGACTGCCATGGATTGCGAAAGGCGTGCCgttttatcttcaaaatttaATGAACCCGGTGAATACTCGCTTGCAGCTGTCTTAGGTAACATTATTCACGCGTTGGTCCAGGAAGTGTTAAAATTGAAGCTGTTGGAGCCGAATCAGTTTCTCTCAAAAGGCTTAGCTCTCGAAATTCTGGACAAAGTCATAAAACCATTCACTACGGAGGTGAATATGTGTGGAGAATCTGTCGAATCAGTGATTAAAACGATTTCAGATGAGCATTTACCTTTTATCATAGAATTTGTGAACATTTATGTCACTAAGGACAATTCAAGGTCCTGGATTCAAGTaattggaacaaaaaataaacGTAAATTATCTGTTTCTCAGATCGTTGATATTGAAGAGAACATTTGGTCATCAAAGTATGGATTGAAAGGATATATAGATGTCACTGTTGAGACGAATGTTGATTCAGACGGTAAAAAGTTGTTAGCTCCCGTGGAGATAAAGACAGGGAAATGGAAATCTAATGCACACGAGGCACAGGGTCTAATTTATACATTGCTTCTCCAGGATAGATATGACATCCCTGTAAATTTGCACATGATGTTGTATACTAAGCTAAGAGAGTTCTCATTACAACCCAAAATTTTAATATCGCTAAAGCATCTGCTTAACCTCAGAAATAAACTTGCGACATACCTACAAGTAATGAATGAAGAGATGTCTGATTGGGGTGGACCACAACATGAATTACCCGCAATGATACAGAACTCCAAGTGCGATCAATGTTTCATGAAGACATCTTGCATGGTGCTCAACAAGTTAAGTGACAAAGAACAAACGCCAGGATTGCTAAAGCATGAATATACTGATTTAACCAGACATCTTGAAGCACAAGGCTCACAGGTCCTAGAGCTCTTTCGGTCGTTTTACGGCAAGTACGATAGGCTTTTAATGATGGAAGAAACTAGCATAACAAGTGTCACTAAAGATACTTTCCTTATGTCGGGCACAGATCGAGAGGCTCAAACAGGACATTGCATAAGTCAGCTTACCATAAAGAATGTACAGGATCAGGGAAACGGGAGATATCTGTACACTTTCTGCCGCGAAAACGATATTCAAGGGTCATTTGCCACTTCCAATGCAGAACAACAGGAGACCAAGAAACTCAAGAGCGCTCCACCTAGCATGCTCTCGTCAGATATCCATAAAGGAGATTATATAATGATCAGTAACGACACCTCTGGCCAGTTAGCCATTGGAACTGGTCATGTCTCTGAAATCGCTAACGATTTCATTGTGATAAATTGTGCGAGAAACATTCTGGCAAACAATATTCATGGTGattcttttgatagaaataCGAGACAAGTAGTTCGAAGTGTTTTACTTAAACAAAAAGAGCCATTGAACGAGAAACAAAGCTTGACAAATAGTCACCGATATCGTATTGATAAAAATGAGAGTGCTACAGGACTTACTTTGGCTCGTTACAACCTTCtaaatctctttcttccaGAAGTCCTTATTGAAGCTGAATTCTCACCGCAAAAATCTGGAGAAAAATTACAGCTTCCTGTTAAAAGATCTCTTGGGGGTTACAGCAGGGGTCGTAGGCTCATTGTAGAGCTTTCCGAACCGAAATGGACGACTCATGCGGCCAGAATACCAACTCTTAATGACAGCTTTAATGAAAACCAGAAAATGGCGATTGAACGTTCGCTCACCTGCCGTGACTACAACTTGATTTTAGGAATGCCTGGAACTGGTAAGACATCAGTTATTTGTGAATTAGTTTCAATATTGGTAAATCAGGGAAAATCTGTCATGGTGACAAGCTACACCAATTCAGCTGTCGATAATATTATAATGAAGCTAACTTCGCGTATCCCTCGCTCTAAGATGGTACGTTTGGGATCTGGACGTCGAGTCCATGATTTGGTCAAACCATATTGCATAACAGAGATGTTAGATGGTGATAACGAGAACTTGTCGGAAATAATCGATGCAGCACAAGTGGTCGGTGTAACGTGTCTCGGTATTAATGATCCGTGGTTACAAATGCGAAATGGTGATTTTGATTATGTTATATTAGATGAAGCCAGTCAAGTTTCGCTACCTGTCGCCATTGGTCCATTAAGGTTCGGATATAAGTTCATATTAGTCGGAGACCATTATCAATTACCGCCATTAGTGAAGAACTCATTTGCACGTGACAATGGTCTACAAGAATCGTTATTCGAAAAATTGTGTCATTCGCATCCTCAAAGCGTTGTTGAACTACAATTACAATACCGTATGAATGCAGAGATCATGTCTCTTTCCAACGTGTTGATATACGGAGGAAAGTTACAATGTGGTACTGACGAAATCCGCAGACAAGTCTTACAATTCCCAAACAACTATAAATGCTCACAGGACACATGGCTGCAGAAGGCTATCAATCCCGAACAACCTGTGGTGATATTGGATCATGATGGCTTCCAGTCAACAAGTAACCAGCAGTTCGTTGAACAGAATGATCATGGCCAGCTAAGCAACGTTGGCGAAGCCAACGTCGTCAATGAAGTGGTGCGAGAGTTACTTGCACATGGTATCGAGGTGGACCAAATTGGTGTGATGTCTATGTACAAGGCGCAGATGTCGTTATTGAAGACGACATTGGAAGATCTAGACATTGATGTGTTAACCGCAGATCAATTCCAAGGAAGAGATAAAGACTGTATAATAATATCCATGGTGAGAAGTAATCCGGACCAGGCCAGCGGTGTGCTACTACGAGATTTAAGAAGAATTAACGTGGCTGTGAGCAGGgcgaagaagaagctgatCATCATTTGTTCCTGGAAATGCATATCTAAGATTCATCCACTGAAACCCTTCGTAGATCACGTGGCTAGAAACAATTGGATAACAAAGATGTGA
- the RIE1 gene encoding Rie1p (some similarities with uniprot|P53316 Saccharomyces cerevisiae YGR250C), which yields MTSASRKNSEVKETSPSRDVANGNGSNDNATSTNSTEYFANTNVLTCRLKWVDPDTFITDPKKSQLLTSLNQLVHSNKGLLINPKEMENYQYFSDHERIAHLKENLDVYLFERGNAEVDSWYRDSDLENEKTTWFYDVVIQAQFKPYKDLQATKEGFLSELTKFSGNGNKSSSILECWSISENPHALNHPGNLYVRGIPKNLTKEDLVPIFAKFGPILVLKIILDSNTNESMGFGFVSYALGSQASNCIKELNGNLMNGSPLFVNYHVERKERERIHFDQWKQNEQEESTKFKGVFVGNLPIFTTENKLLTPSIVLEKFKKALPDCEMVSYFFPKTNSQTNVEYSETDEDSKSESPLHLNAESFPVKSKHNSDETNKRNNEKIEDPQLKTIEKHHDNGDEDIVMKNDATTSSDTEVPKSSSSSDDETEATNEETCSSQNEESPLKGYGFFRFATHEMALKCIETFNDSQWYGHQLVVNKAIQKFHQHQHSYHGNSSSSLSSMNNNGNNNHYHNHHHQQQQQQQQQQQQQQQYNNNNHHYSGPHQTHHGHSSPHQPYYQQSFFPPMYSFRLSRRHSDRSISSRQSNAPGFSPPPITPLPLNEPSYNRNNSSNSRSISRQNSITNIQYGSRDQAYDHHSPSSSTQNSIPPPSMSQPVYPVSIPPPPTGIPGQALPPLVTQSIPVLTNSSTNSTGSPRNNSIYGPMNMPLTYSSSNPMFNTPLPIPRSDEQESNLYVKHLPLDWRDEDLYQFFEKFGEIISAKIITVGGSIKEQDDQDLKKDELFGKSKGYGFVCFQNPLDASRAMYHTDGLKLNSDNTLFVSFAQRRSKSIDSIKGPVSNNVNYNKKFLNAMYQQQQQQYHPWMVPVPMHYPPPSH from the coding sequence ATGACTAGTGcatcaagaaaaaacagTGAAGTCAAGGAAACATCTCCTAGCAGAGACGTTGCCAATGGTAACGGAAGTAATGATAACGCGACAAGCACGAATAGCACCGAATATTTCGCTAATACAAATGTCCTCACTTGCAGGTTGAAATGGGTTGACCCAGACACTTTCATAACAGATCCGAAAAAATCTCAACTTCTTACGAgtttgaaccaattggtTCATAGCAACAAAGGTTTGTTGATCAACCCGAAAGAGATGGAGAATTACCAGTATTTCTCTGATCATGAACGTATAGCAcatttgaaggaaaactTGGATGTGTACTTGTTTGAGCGCGGTAACGCAGAAGTAGACAGTTGGTATCGAGATTCGGATctggaaaatgaaaagacTACCTGGTTCTACGATGTGGTGATACAGGCCCAATTCAAACCATATAAGGATCTACAGGCAACAAAAGAAGGGTTCTTATCCGAATTGACCAAGTTTTCAGGTAACGGTAATAAATCTTCATCGATCTTGGAATGTTGGTCTATCTCAGAGAATCCTCATGCTTTGAATCATCCCGGTAATTTATATGTCAGAGgaattccaaagaatctAACCAAAGAGGATTTAGTACCCATCTTTGCCAAGTTTGGTCCCATCCTAGTTCTCAAAATTATCTTGGACTCAAATACAAACGAATCGATGGGATTTGGGTTTGTCTCATACGCATTGGGATCCCAGGCTTCAAACTGTATTAAAGAATTGAACGggaatttgatgaatggATCCCCATTGTTTGTGAACTATCAcgttgaaagaaaggaaagGGAAAGAATCCATTTCGATcaatggaaacaaaatgaacaaGAGGAATCTACCAAGTTTAAAGGTGTCTTCGTCGGCAATTTACCGATTTTCACcacagaaaacaaattgTTAACACCTTCTATCGTCTTGGAGAAGTTCAAGAAAGCTCTCCCGGATTGTGAAATGGTTAGCTATTTCTTCCCAAAGACAAATTCACAAACAAATGTGGAATATTCCGAAACAGACGAAGATTCTAAATCCGAGTCACCGTTACATTTAAATGCAGAATCTTTCCCCGTTAAGTCAAAGCACAATAGTGATGAGAcaaataaaagaaataacGAAAAGATCGAGGATCCTCAGCTAAAGACAATTGAAAAGCACCACGATAATGGTGATGAGGATATCgtaatgaaaaatgatgCCACCACTTCCAGTGACACTGAAGTGCCTAAATCCAGTTCATCTAGCGATGATGAAACAGAAGCTACTAACGAGGAAACTTGTTCCTCTCAGAATGAGGAATCTCCTTTGAAAGGATACGGCTTCTTTAGATTCGCAACCCATGAAATGGCTTTGAAATGTATCGAAACTTTTAATGATTCACAATGGTACGGTCACCAGTTGGTCGTCAACAAGGCTATACAAAAGTTCCATCAACATCAGCACTCATACCATGGTAACAGTTCTAGTAGCCTCTCTAGCATGAACAACAACGGTAACAATAATCATTATCATaaccaccaccaccaacaacagcagcagcagcaacaacagcaacagcagcagcagcaataTAACAATAATAACCACCATTATTCCGGACCACACCAAACTCATCATGGTCATAGTAGTCCTCATCAGCCTTATTACCAGCAATCATTTTTCCCTCCAATGTATTCATTCAGACTCTCACGTCGTCATAGCGATAGGTCAATCAGTTCTAGACAATCGAATGCGCCTGGGTTTTCACCTCCTCCTATTACACCGCTTCCATTGAATGAACCATCCTACAACCGCAATAATTCCTCTAATTCCCGTTCAATCTCAAGACAAAATTCGATCACGAATATTCAATACGGTAGTAGAGATCAAGCATATGATCATCATTCTCCTTCCAGCTCCACTCAAAACTCTATTCCACCACCATCAATGTCGCAACCAGTGTATCCAGTTTCGATACCACCGCCTCCAACAGGCATACCGGGACAAGCATTGCCTCCGTTAGTTACGCAATCTATTCCTGTTCTAACAAATTCCTCAACAAATTCGACTGGCTCACCTCGTAACAATTCAATTTACGGTCCAATGAATATGCCTCTGACTTACTCATCATCTAATCCGATGTTCAATACACCACTACCGATTCCAAGAAGTGACGAACAGGAATCAAACTTATATGTGAAGCATTTGCCTTTAGATTGGAGAGATGAAGATCTCTATCAGTTTTTTGAGAAATTTGGAGAGATTATTAGTGCCAAGATTATTACTGTAGGTGGATCCATAAAGGAACAGGATGATCAAGATctgaagaaagatgaacTGTTTGGAAAATCAAAGGGATATGGATTTGTTTGTTTCCAAAATCCTTTGGATGCATCACGGGCCATGTACCATACAGATggtttgaagttgaattcCGATAATACGTTGTTTGTATCTTTCGctcaaagaagatcaaagagCATAGACTCAATTAAGGGTCCGGTATCCAACAATGTTAACTATAAcaaaaaatttttgaacGCAATGTatcagcaacagcagcagcaataTCATCCTTGGATGGTTCCAGTTCCAATGCATTATCCACCGCCATCGCACTGA
- the MGA1 gene encoding Mga1p (weakly similar to uniprot|P53050 Saccharomyces cerevisiae YGR249W), with product MHSKTFIHQLHHILMQDELIEWIRWSEDDESMFIIKPNAPNFSSKVLKRFFKHGNVSSFVRQLHMYGFHKLPHSASSTLAASGADNNGATASTNNATSKSEIEWKFTHHSHDFCKSASEAQLKRIHRKSNNLGKDGKRRNVLSPVCVSYLGSSQDPTANANLPAELSRKSSGPVQPTHMSQTSNSPVHPLPSGSPLLQQPQPIHQHQLSIPTSVPGPIRQASLPTTNPTIPAMPTIPPPPMNGAPLPITSPIPRMLGTPYYSISPYPSVSSHAGLGPSSTALQTHTLFQYEQNLGILLRSMLQMCDVLSADDSNIQEHLQRLKLFKLELMTTESNWNTLMANNSMTTKSSTASASTTASAVNRFNSYGSLESQKNSIFSNPRFSKVQKVSLGGTTTQFPEGSGSVSQEYGPK from the coding sequence ATGCATAGTAAGACATTCattcatcaattgcatCATATCTTGATGCAGGATGAATTGATAGAATGGATTAGATGGTCTGAGGATGATGAGTCCATGTTTATTATCAAACCGAACGCTCCAAATTTTTCTAGCAAAGTGTTGAAACGTTTTTTCAAGCACGGTAATGTTTCCAGTTTCGTGAGGCAGTTGCACATGTATGGTTTCCATAAGCTACCGCACAGTGCGTCCTCCACTTTGGCAGCTTCTGGCGCTGATAACAATGGTGCAACCGCCTCTACGAACAACGCTACTTCCAAAAGCGAAATCGAATGGAAGTTTACACATCACTCTCACGATTTTTGCAAATCTGCTTCCGAGGCACAGTTGAAGAGAATTCATCGTAAATCTAACAATCTTGGGAAAGATGGTAAGAGAAGAAACGTGTTATCACCCGTTTGTGTCAGCTATCTTGGTTCCTCTCAGGATCCTACTGCGAATGCAAATTTGCCAGCGGAGCTGTCCAGAAAGTCTTCTGGTCCTGTGCAACCAACGCATATGTCACAAACCAGTAATTCACCGGTACACCCTCTACCCTCAGGTTCGCCCCTGCTGCAGCAACCTCAACCGATACACCAACACCAACTGTCAATACCAACATCTGTACCTGGTCCGATTCGTCAAGCGTCCCTTCCTACGACGAATCCAACCATACCAGCTATGCCGACTataccaccaccacctaTGAATGGTGCACCATTGCCCATTACAAGCCCGATACCTCGCATGCTGGGAACTCCTTACTATTCTATCAGTCCGTATCCTTCCGTGTCATCCCATGCTGGCCTGGGACCAAGTTCAACCGCATTACAAACCCACACGttatttcaatatgaaCAAAATCTTGGGATACTGCTACGATCTATGCTCCAAATGTGCGACGTGTTGTCCGCAGATGATTCGAATATACAGGAACATCTTCAGAGACTGAAATTATTTAAGCTGGAACTAATGACTACAGAATCAAATTGGAATACACTCATGGCTAATAACTCAATGACCACAAAATCAAGCACTGCTAGTGCAAGCACGACTGCTTCTGCCGTTAACAGATTTAATAGTTACGGTTCTTTGGAATCACAGAAAAACTCCATCTTTTCTAACCCAAGGTTTTCGaaagttcaaaaagttTCTCTCGGAGGAACTACAACACAATTCCCTGAAGGCAGTGGTTCTGTGTCTCAGGAGTATGGTCCAAAATAA